From the genome of Mycobacterium dioxanotrophicus, one region includes:
- the drmB gene encoding DUF1998 domain-containing protein, whose product MNTPKARRSQLLSTYGVGGLFPSESTSFMIAGLHEWNVDRAEHIAEPRLARALGVTELKAPPAGGKRDVPVIRYPYTQVCPKCRRIGALSQLSNDKNEAKCKACKVDLSPFRLMGACRNGHVSEFPVYWWLHKGQQDKIRGHEHEMKLNVLGRTSSLGDLILECTCGVDSRSLDGAIGAGSLSDFGKCSGLRPWLGLETNEECDQYPRAVQRGASNVWFPAVRSSISIPPYSEALAKFVDKHWEMVKDPAAVIPPVLAGLAAMSKGRFTADQINGEIERRRGEEDDDEEVSEAKLRADEYKALVEGRDDEGIDSDFVCLRRDVPDGFESLISDVRKVTRLREVRALQGFTRLDGAPDPSGPAQKLCALAPTHLHWLPAIEVIGEGVFLAFRREALEEWAGGDFAQKRLRALQKAADRAALDYGRPQAPVDIIKVAIHTLSHIIIDQLSLDAGYPAAALRERLFVNDKVAGLLVYTASSDSAGSLGGVASMAETEHLGTALSEGLQRLSWCSSDPVCIESAGSGADGLNLAACHACVLAPETSCEMNNSFLDRAVLFGTHDEGCEDAGLFSELVEKAS is encoded by the coding sequence ATGAACACCCCAAAAGCTCGGCGGAGTCAGTTGCTGAGCACCTACGGCGTGGGCGGGCTTTTCCCCTCTGAATCAACCAGTTTCATGATCGCCGGTCTCCACGAGTGGAACGTCGACAGAGCCGAACACATCGCCGAGCCGCGCCTGGCCAGGGCGCTCGGCGTGACGGAGCTCAAGGCACCGCCCGCCGGTGGAAAGCGCGATGTGCCGGTCATTCGATACCCGTACACCCAGGTGTGCCCCAAATGTCGACGCATCGGCGCGCTCTCGCAGTTGTCCAATGACAAGAACGAGGCCAAGTGCAAGGCCTGCAAGGTCGATCTAAGTCCGTTCCGATTGATGGGTGCTTGCCGCAACGGTCATGTGAGTGAGTTTCCCGTCTACTGGTGGCTGCACAAGGGGCAGCAGGACAAGATCCGCGGCCATGAGCACGAGATGAAGCTCAACGTGCTGGGACGCACGTCCTCGCTCGGGGATCTGATTCTGGAATGCACATGTGGAGTCGATAGCCGCAGCCTCGACGGGGCGATCGGTGCGGGGTCTCTCAGCGATTTCGGTAAGTGCAGCGGATTGCGCCCGTGGCTCGGACTCGAGACGAACGAGGAATGCGACCAATACCCGCGTGCGGTCCAGCGCGGTGCCTCGAACGTCTGGTTCCCGGCCGTGCGGTCCTCGATTTCCATCCCACCGTACTCGGAAGCCCTCGCGAAGTTCGTGGACAAACACTGGGAGATGGTCAAGGACCCAGCTGCGGTGATCCCGCCCGTGCTGGCCGGTCTGGCTGCGATGTCCAAAGGGCGCTTCACCGCTGACCAGATCAACGGTGAGATCGAACGCCGTCGCGGTGAGGAGGACGACGACGAGGAGGTCTCGGAGGCCAAGCTCCGCGCCGACGAGTACAAGGCGTTGGTCGAGGGACGTGACGACGAAGGAATCGACTCAGACTTCGTATGCCTCCGCCGCGACGTTCCTGATGGCTTCGAATCCCTGATCTCTGACGTGCGGAAGGTGACCAGGCTCCGCGAAGTGCGTGCGTTGCAGGGGTTTACCCGTCTCGACGGTGCTCCCGATCCATCCGGACCAGCGCAAAAGCTGTGCGCACTCGCCCCCACGCACCTGCACTGGTTGCCTGCGATCGAAGTGATAGGTGAGGGTGTGTTCCTCGCGTTCCGGCGCGAAGCACTCGAGGAGTGGGCGGGCGGTGACTTCGCGCAGAAGCGACTGCGGGCGCTGCAGAAGGCAGCTGACCGGGCAGCGTTGGATTACGGCCGTCCCCAGGCGCCTGTCGACATCATCAAGGTAGCGATCCACACGCTTTCGCACATCATCATCGACCAATTGTCCCTCGACGCCGGTTACCCAGCGGCTGCGCTCCGTGAGCGGCTGTTCGTGAACGACAAGGTGGCCGGGCTTCTGGTCTACACGGCAAGCTCGGACTCGGCGGGAAGCCTCGGTGGGGTCGCCTCAATGGCGGAGACCGAACACCTTGGGACCGCGCTCAGCGAAGGGCTGCAACGTCTGTCGTGGTGTTCATCCGATCCGGTGTGTATCGAATCGGCGGGATCAGGTGCCGACGGACTGAATCTAGCAGCCTGCCATGCATGCGTCCTCGCGCCGGAGACGTCATGTGAGATGAACAATTCGTTCCTCGATCGGGCGGTGCTCTTCGGCACCCACGACGAGGGCTGTGAGGATGCCGGGTTGTTCAGTGAGCTCGTGGAGAAGGCAAGCTGA
- a CDS encoding DNA cytosine methyltransferase gives MKKGAIVPTIRAIDLFCGVGGLTHGLAKAGIDVVAGVDIEPACKYPYEENNKAKFIERDVNELSAADVSEMIHGGDISMIAGCAPCQPFSTYSRSGRSKKRGDDWQLVETFGRLVKEVQPELVTMENVPQLLDHPVFDQFLGSLENYSVEWSVIQATRVGIPQTRKRLVLIASKLGADGLALPQDEQKPKTVRGAIGRLRPIKAGESDPHDRLHVASRLSDTNLERIRHSKPGGTWRDWPEELQAACHRRSTGATYPSVYGRMSWDEASPTITTQCFGYGNGRFGHPEQDRAISLREAAILQTFPPRYKFVRPGEPVRFSVLGRLIGNAVPVRLGEVVGETVVAHAMRSTLHHR, from the coding sequence GTGAAAAAGGGCGCGATTGTTCCGACCATCCGAGCCATCGACCTGTTCTGCGGAGTCGGCGGCCTCACCCATGGCCTCGCCAAGGCGGGCATTGACGTCGTGGCTGGGGTAGATATCGAACCAGCATGCAAGTATCCGTACGAAGAGAACAACAAGGCCAAGTTCATTGAGCGCGACGTCAACGAGCTCTCCGCAGCCGACGTATCCGAAATGATCCACGGCGGCGATATCAGCATGATCGCTGGATGCGCACCCTGCCAACCCTTTTCGACTTACAGTCGATCTGGACGTAGCAAAAAACGTGGAGATGACTGGCAGCTTGTCGAAACCTTCGGTCGACTTGTGAAAGAGGTACAACCGGAACTCGTGACGATGGAGAACGTCCCGCAGTTGCTCGACCACCCGGTCTTCGACCAGTTCCTCGGTAGCCTGGAAAACTACTCGGTGGAGTGGTCAGTCATTCAGGCCACCCGGGTCGGCATTCCACAGACGCGGAAGAGGCTCGTCCTCATCGCCTCGAAGCTCGGTGCCGATGGCCTCGCGCTACCGCAGGACGAGCAGAAACCGAAAACTGTACGCGGTGCGATCGGCCGCCTTCGGCCTATCAAAGCCGGCGAATCAGACCCGCACGACCGATTACATGTCGCATCGCGCTTGAGCGACACGAATCTGGAACGGATACGTCACTCGAAACCTGGCGGTACGTGGCGCGATTGGCCCGAAGAGTTACAGGCGGCGTGCCACAGAAGGAGCACAGGCGCGACATATCCCAGTGTGTATGGCCGGATGTCATGGGATGAGGCGAGCCCGACAATAACCACCCAATGCTTTGGCTACGGCAATGGGCGATTCGGTCATCCCGAGCAGGACAGAGCAATCTCCTTACGTGAAGCCGCTATCCTGCAGACGTTCCCGCCGAGGTACAAGTTCGTACGCCCAGGCGAACCCGTGCGGTTCAGCGTATTGGGCCGCCTGATCGGAAACGCAGTGCCGGTACGCCTGGGCGAGGTTGTCGGTGAGACCGTCGTCGCGCATGCTATGCGCTCCACGTTGCATCACCGATGA
- a CDS encoding MAE_28990/MAE_18760 family HEPN-like nuclease: MATIDLAPFFEERYSEIGAYLSFLQNVEDAAREGAPRFRGTNAPITTEQKKILNSSLYLQLYNLVEATVLRCLEAVVTAVEEAERLPNELSRELRTEWVRSVARTHNDLGPEKRLKAALDMCEQLLQQMPVKGFKIEPGGGGNWDDSSIEKMCERVGCGLTISPTVIQAAKRHIRDDMGALKLVKARRNGLAHGSLSFVDCSDGVTVAELKGIASAVGDYLREAVGCFVSFVEVEITKEDTVIAS; this comes from the coding sequence ATGGCGACGATTGACCTTGCGCCCTTCTTTGAAGAGCGGTACTCAGAAATTGGCGCGTACCTGTCATTTCTGCAGAACGTCGAGGACGCAGCCCGAGAAGGCGCTCCACGGTTTCGCGGAACCAATGCTCCTATCACCACTGAACAAAAAAAAATTCTCAATTCCAGCCTGTACCTCCAGCTCTACAACCTGGTCGAAGCCACGGTGCTCCGGTGCCTCGAAGCAGTTGTCACAGCAGTTGAAGAGGCCGAACGTCTACCGAACGAACTCAGCCGTGAACTCAGGACCGAGTGGGTGCGCTCGGTAGCACGTACCCACAATGACTTGGGCCCTGAAAAGAGACTCAAAGCCGCGCTCGACATGTGCGAACAGCTGTTGCAACAGATGCCTGTCAAGGGCTTCAAGATCGAGCCGGGAGGCGGAGGCAACTGGGACGACTCGTCAATCGAGAAAATGTGCGAGCGAGTCGGGTGTGGATTAACAATTTCGCCCACGGTTATCCAGGCCGCCAAGCGCCACATCCGCGACGACATGGGCGCTTTGAAGCTCGTCAAGGCCCGCCGCAATGGGCTCGCGCATGGTTCGTTGTCATTCGTCGACTGCAGCGACGGCGTAACTGTTGCTGAGCTCAAAGGAATTGCGTCTGCGGTTGGCGACTACTTGCGGGAAGCCGTTGGGTGTTTTGTCAGTTTCGTCGAAGTTGAGATCACCAAGGAAGACACGGTGATCGCATCGTGA
- a CDS encoding DUF262 domain-containing protein gives MARSEVRPTVEEVALAEEQIVAQSKRIDFFLTEYSVELLAQKVRDGEYVVPDYQREFTWDERRKSRFIESLIMGLPIPFIFFWEMPDGRLEIVDGSQRLRTIEEFVYGGLQLGELDPLTHLSGFRFDDLPESRQRKIKNRSVRGIVLNEHADEAARFDMFERINTSSMIANNAEIRRGALKGPFLDVVTELANSPLLAQLAPLPAKTRRERGYEELVTRLFAYGDGLAEYRDRPADFLFAYSKRMNSAFAADPTLADSYRQRFNAVLNFVSQNFPFGFRKAEKSTTTPRTRFESIAIGVDRALAEQPELADRSADGINVASWISLPEFQEITSADGANAIKRLRGRIDYVKNKLVGHGDD, from the coding sequence GTGGCGCGTTCTGAGGTGCGGCCGACTGTTGAAGAAGTCGCACTTGCCGAGGAGCAGATCGTTGCGCAATCGAAGCGAATCGACTTTTTCCTGACGGAATACTCCGTTGAATTGCTGGCCCAGAAGGTCCGTGACGGCGAATACGTCGTTCCTGATTATCAGCGAGAGTTCACATGGGATGAGCGGCGAAAGTCGCGGTTCATCGAGTCGTTGATCATGGGACTCCCCATCCCCTTCATTTTCTTCTGGGAAATGCCGGATGGGCGGCTCGAGATCGTAGATGGGTCTCAGCGGCTGCGGACGATTGAGGAGTTCGTCTACGGCGGGCTCCAGCTGGGCGAACTCGACCCACTCACGCATCTGTCAGGATTCCGGTTTGATGACCTGCCTGAGTCGAGACAGCGCAAAATCAAGAACCGATCCGTTCGTGGCATCGTCCTCAACGAGCACGCAGATGAAGCAGCTCGATTCGACATGTTCGAGCGCATCAACACCAGCAGCATGATCGCCAACAACGCGGAGATACGGCGCGGAGCGCTCAAAGGCCCCTTCTTGGATGTCGTGACTGAACTAGCCAATTCTCCTCTCCTGGCCCAACTCGCACCCCTGCCCGCGAAAACCAGAAGAGAGCGCGGCTACGAGGAACTCGTCACCAGGCTCTTCGCCTACGGCGACGGCTTGGCAGAATACCGGGACAGGCCGGCGGACTTTCTCTTTGCCTATTCGAAGAGGATGAACTCGGCCTTCGCTGCGGACCCGACGTTGGCGGACAGCTATCGCCAACGGTTCAATGCCGTCCTCAACTTTGTCTCTCAGAACTTTCCTTTCGGATTTCGAAAGGCGGAGAAGAGTACGACGACGCCCCGAACGCGCTTCGAGTCGATCGCGATCGGCGTCGATCGCGCATTGGCAGAACAGCCTGAACTTGCTGACCGTTCGGCCGATGGAATCAATGTGGCGTCCTGGATCAGCCTGCCCGAGTTCCAGGAGATCACCAGTGCCGATGGTGCGAACGCAATAAAACGACTGCGGGGGCGCATCGACTACGTGAAGAACAAGCTGGTGGGACATGGCGACGATTGA
- a CDS encoding helicase-related protein: MRDEEWLVTSAEQGADGWLVRVRGLSELVAETTAAFYSSLDTIEVQDPKKAKVVPDGSSGYRDSRLWLEALIRKTPVPYGDQNLTVSTQMLADALAYQRAAVTKALDPRHIRPRILLADAVGLGKTLEIGMILSELVRRGRGERILIVTPKHVLEQMQHELWCRFALPFVRLDSIGIQKVRQKLPATRNPFTYFKRAIISIDTLKSPRYKAHLERQQWDAVVIDESHNLTNAGTQNNELARVLAPNTEALILASATPHNGKEESFAELLRLLDPTVVHADGGFTKQDVESLLIRRHRHSPDVAAEVGSDWAERAEPVHLLVKPSAAEDAVAAELSQAWLHPASGSSPYSGDTKTLFPWTLAKAFLSSPGALAESIKQRRAKLDQGDPKQRAELKALNTLDELNDAALGDQAGKFAALIKRLKQIGVGKGSDTRAVVFAERIATLTWLRNNLPAALGLKDENIAMLHGGLSDVEQQELVDSFKLETSPIRVLVTGDVASEGVNLHAQCHHLIHYDIPWSLIRIEQRNGRIDRYGQQHPPVISSLILEPSDPEFSGDLRVLSRLLERENQAHETLGDVASLMGKHSVTEEENVIRDVLAKGAALDDAVRTAAEVAAGDDLDAFFAEFDAVEATAAPLPASARQSLYSDDLTFLDEALHAAFHDKPHATPEQGGIGWTVSAPHGIAELSPPRDLRQRLAQLPQNYLQHGRVLERLKLATNPTVGTAQLRLAREGKGINNTTWPEAHYLGPLHPVLDWASDRALTALGRNQVFAIRGDVDAPTVLLMGTLSNKRGQLISRVFSTAVFPNPANPDFCMVEAVEDTSFLTTQTGLKPGASNPGPIAEAERYQALIPIAVENARREMRWVLDAQEAATTERLTQWRKRAQRWHDDAEQLELFGAQRSKVSKLGQRINDEQRLADLLAPTQQLVRPLLVIVPTDIPVAGKEL, translated from the coding sequence ATACGCGATGAGGAGTGGCTGGTCACCTCAGCCGAGCAGGGAGCCGACGGCTGGCTGGTCCGAGTACGTGGACTCTCCGAGTTGGTGGCTGAGACCACCGCCGCGTTCTACTCCAGCCTCGACACGATCGAAGTGCAGGATCCCAAGAAAGCCAAAGTGGTCCCCGATGGCTCGTCGGGCTACCGCGACTCCCGGCTCTGGCTGGAAGCACTGATCAGGAAGACGCCAGTTCCTTACGGGGACCAAAACCTGACGGTCTCGACCCAGATGCTTGCCGACGCCCTGGCCTACCAGCGGGCTGCGGTGACGAAGGCGCTCGACCCGCGGCACATCCGTCCACGCATCTTGCTCGCCGACGCCGTCGGTCTGGGCAAGACGCTGGAGATCGGCATGATCCTGTCCGAGCTGGTCCGACGTGGCCGCGGTGAACGCATCCTGATCGTCACGCCCAAGCACGTCCTGGAGCAGATGCAGCACGAGCTGTGGTGTCGCTTCGCGCTGCCGTTCGTCCGCCTCGACTCGATCGGCATCCAGAAAGTCCGGCAGAAGCTGCCGGCGACCCGCAACCCGTTCACCTATTTCAAGCGGGCCATCATCTCCATCGACACCCTCAAGAGTCCCCGCTACAAGGCCCACCTGGAACGCCAGCAGTGGGACGCGGTCGTCATCGACGAGTCGCACAATCTCACCAACGCCGGCACCCAGAACAATGAGCTGGCCCGCGTCCTGGCCCCCAACACCGAGGCGCTCATCCTGGCCTCCGCGACCCCGCACAACGGTAAGGAAGAATCCTTCGCCGAACTGCTACGGCTGCTGGACCCAACGGTCGTGCACGCCGACGGCGGCTTCACCAAGCAGGACGTCGAGTCGCTGCTGATCCGTCGGCACCGGCACAGCCCAGACGTCGCCGCCGAGGTCGGTAGCGACTGGGCCGAACGCGCCGAGCCGGTGCACCTGCTGGTCAAACCGTCCGCGGCCGAGGACGCGGTCGCCGCCGAGCTGTCCCAAGCCTGGCTGCACCCCGCGTCCGGCAGCTCTCCCTACTCCGGTGACACCAAGACGCTCTTCCCGTGGACGCTGGCCAAGGCATTCCTGTCGTCGCCGGGAGCGCTGGCAGAGTCGATCAAGCAGCGCCGTGCCAAGCTCGATCAGGGCGATCCCAAGCAGCGGGCCGAACTCAAGGCCCTCAACACTCTCGACGAGCTCAACGACGCAGCGCTGGGCGATCAGGCCGGCAAGTTCGCCGCATTGATCAAGCGCCTCAAGCAGATTGGTGTCGGCAAGGGCTCAGACACGCGCGCAGTGGTGTTCGCCGAACGCATCGCCACGCTGACCTGGCTGCGGAACAACTTGCCCGCGGCACTCGGCCTGAAAGACGAAAACATCGCCATGCTGCACGGCGGGCTCTCCGACGTCGAGCAGCAAGAACTCGTCGACAGCTTCAAGCTGGAAACCTCACCCATCCGCGTGCTGGTGACCGGCGATGTCGCGTCCGAAGGCGTGAACCTGCACGCGCAATGCCACCACCTGATCCATTACGACATCCCGTGGAGCCTCATCCGCATCGAGCAGCGCAATGGCCGCATCGACCGCTATGGACAGCAGCATCCGCCGGTGATTTCCTCATTGATCCTCGAACCGTCCGACCCCGAGTTCTCTGGCGACCTGCGGGTGCTGTCGCGGCTGCTGGAACGGGAAAACCAGGCCCACGAGACGCTCGGCGATGTGGCCTCGCTGATGGGCAAGCACAGCGTCACGGAGGAAGAGAATGTGATCCGCGATGTGCTCGCCAAGGGGGCCGCGCTCGACGACGCGGTTCGTACCGCTGCCGAGGTCGCCGCCGGGGACGACCTGGATGCGTTCTTCGCAGAATTTGATGCGGTCGAGGCGACCGCGGCACCGTTGCCGGCATCTGCACGCCAAAGCCTTTATTCCGATGACCTGACCTTCCTCGACGAGGCGCTGCACGCGGCATTCCACGACAAGCCGCACGCCACACCCGAGCAGGGCGGCATCGGCTGGACGGTCAGCGCGCCGCACGGCATCGCCGAACTGTCCCCGCCGCGCGATCTTCGGCAACGGCTAGCGCAGCTTCCACAGAACTATCTGCAGCACGGCCGGGTACTGGAGCGGCTGAAGCTCGCCACCAACCCGACGGTCGGCACCGCTCAGTTGCGCCTCGCGCGAGAAGGCAAGGGCATCAACAACACCACATGGCCCGAGGCGCACTACCTGGGTCCGCTACACCCCGTACTGGACTGGGCCAGTGACCGCGCGCTGACAGCGCTGGGTCGCAACCAGGTGTTCGCGATCCGGGGCGATGTCGACGCCCCCACCGTGTTGCTCATGGGCACGTTGAGCAACAAACGCGGACAACTGATCTCGCGGGTGTTCTCCACCGCGGTGTTCCCCAACCCGGCCAATCCTGATTTCTGCATGGTCGAAGCCGTTGAGGACACCAGCTTTCTCACCACACAAACCGGCCTCAAACCCGGCGCGTCCAATCCGGGGCCGATCGCCGAAGCCGAGCGCTACCAGGCACTGATCCCGATCGCCGTCGAGAACGCCCGCCGCGAGATGCGCTGGGTGCTCGACGCACAAGAGGCAGCCACCACCGAACGCCTGACCCAGTGGCGCAAGCGGGCGCAGCGCTGGCACGACGATGCCGAACAACTCGAACTCTTCGGGGCGCAGCGGTCAAAGGTAAGCAAGCTCGGGCAGCGCATCAACGACGAGCAGCGCCTGGCCGACCTGCTGGCCCCCACTCAGCAACTGGTCCGCCCACTGCTGGTCATCGTACCCACCGACATCCCCGTCGCCGGAAAGGAACTCTGA